In Camelina sativa cultivar DH55 chromosome 16, Cs, whole genome shotgun sequence, a single window of DNA contains:
- the LOC104751933 gene encoding phytosulfokines, which produces MSKINILVVAALLLSFMVIASVARPDSTLRNKSIEMEKKCETEKCLMKSTSDAHLDYIYTQPSSPKPHAANEMEKKCETEDCLMKTTSDAHLDYIYTQTFPSKQQALKSNP; this is translated from the exons atgtCAAAGATTAACATTCTCGTTGTTGCAGCACTTTTACTTAGCTTCATGGTTATAGCTTCAGTGGCTCGTCCCGACTCGACTCTCCGGAACAAATCTATT gagatggagaagaaatgtGAAACGGAGAAGTGTTTGATGAAATCAACCTCGGATGCTCACCTCGATTACATCTATACCCAACCATCTTCTCCTAAACCGCATGCAGCTAAC gagatggagaagaagtgTGAAACTGAGGATTGTTTGATGAAAACGACGTCGGATGCCCACCTCGATTACATCTACACCCAAACATTTCCTTCTAAACAGCAAGCACTTAAATCCAATCCTTAA
- the LOC104751934 gene encoding putative calcium-transporting ATPase 7, plasma membrane-type isoform X2 — protein sequence MESYLNSNFDVKAKHSSEEVLEKWRNLCSVVKNPKRRFRFTANISKRYEAEKKKITVQEKLRVAVLVSKAAFQFISGVSPSDYKVPEEVKAAGFEICADELGSIVEGHDVKKLKFHGGVDGLSGKLKACPNAGLSTNESDQLSKRQELFGINKFAESELRSFSVFVWEALQDMTLMILGVCAFVSLIVGIATEGWPQGSHDGLGIVASILLVVFVTATSDYRQSLQFRDLDKEKKKITVQVTRNGFRQKMSIYDLLPGDVVHLAIGDQVPADGLFLSGFSVVIDESSLTGESEPVMVSAQNPFLLSGTKVQDGSCKMLVTTVGMRTQWGKLMATLSEGGDDETPLQVKLNGVATIIGKIGLFFAIVTFAVLVQGMFMRKVSLGTHWRWSGDEALELLEYFAIAVTIVVVAVPEGLPLAVTLSLAFAMKKMMNDKALVRHLAACETMGSATTICSDKTGTLTTNHMTVVKSCICMNVQDVASKSSSLQSDIPEAALKLLLQSIFNNTGGEVVVNEHGKTEILGTPTETAILELGLSLGGKFQEERQSYKVIKVEPFNSTKKRMGVVIEIPEGGRVRAHTKGASEIVLAACDKVINSSGEVVPLDEESIKYLNVTINDFANEALRTLCLAYMDIENGFSADEGIPASGFTCIGIVGIKDPVRPGVRESVELCRRAGIMVRMVTGDNINTAKAIARECGILTYDGIAIEGPVFREKNQEEMLELIPKIQVMARSSPMDKHTLVKQLRTTFDEVVAVTGDGTNDAPALHEADIGLAMGIAGTEVAKESADVIILDDNFSTIVTVAKWGRSVYINIQKFVQFQLTVNVVALIVNFSSACLTGSAPLTAVQLLWVNMIMDTLGALALATEPPNNELMKRMPVGRRGNFITNAMWRNILGQSVYQFVIIWFLQAKGKSMFGLVGPESTLVLNTLIFNCFVFCQVFNEVSSREMEEIDVLKGILDNYVFVVVIGATVFFQIIIIEFLGTFASTTPLTIVQWFFSILVGFLGMPIAVGLKKIPV from the exons ATGGAGAGTTACCTCAACTCGAATTTCGACGTTAAGGCGAAGCATTCGTCGGAGGAAGTGCTCGAAAAATGGCGGAATCTTTGCAGCGTCGTCAAGAACCCGAAACGTCGGTTTCGCTTCACAGCCAATATCTCCAAGCGTTACGAAGCC gagaagaagaagattactgTTCAA GAGAAATTAAGGGTTGCAGTTCTTGTGTCAAAAGCCGCATTCCAGTTTATCTCTG gtgTTTCTCCAAGTGACTACAAGGTTCCTGAAGAAGTTAAAGCTGCAGGGTTTGAGATTTGTGCGGATGAGTTAGGATCAATAGTTGAAGGTCATGATGTGAAGAAGCTTAAGTTCCATGGTGGAGTTGATGGTCTTTCAGGTAAGCTTAAGGCATGTCCCAATGCTGGTCTCTCAACAAATGAATCTGACCAGTTGAGCAAGCGACAAGAGCTTTTTGGAATCAACAAGTTTGCAGAGAGTGAATTAAGAAGTTTTTCGGTGTTTGTTTGGGAAGCACTTCAAGACATGACTCTTATGATTCTAGGAGTTTGCGCTTTCGTGTCTTTGATAGTTGGTATTGCAACTGAAGGATGGCCTCAAGGCTCACATGATGGTCTTGGCATTGTTGCTAGTATccttttggttgtgtttgtgacAGCAACAAGTGATTACAGACAGTCTTTGCAGTTCCGGGATTTggataaggagaagaagaagattactgTTCAAGTTACGCGAAACGGGTTTAGACAGAAGATGTCTATATATGATCTGCTCCCTGGTGACGTTGTTCATCTTGCTATCGGAGATCAAGTTCCCGCGGATGGTCTTTTCCTCTCGGGGTTCTCTGTTGTCATAGATGAATCGAGTTTGACAGGAGAGAGTGAGCCTGTGATGGTGAGTGCACAAAACCCTTTCCTTCTCTCTGGAACCAAAGTTCAAGATGGGTCATGTAAGATGTTGGTTACAACAGTTGGGATGAGAACTCAATGGGGAAAGCTAATGGCAACTCTAAGTGAAGGAGGCGATGACGAAACTCCATTGCAGGTGAAACTTAATGGAGTTGCAACCATCATTGGTAAAATTGGTCTTTTCTTCGCTATTGTTACCTTTGCAGTTTTGGTGCAAGGAATGTTTATGAGGAAGGTTTCATTGGGAACTCACTGGAGATGGTCTGGAGATGAAGCGTTAGAGCTTTTGGAATATTTTGCTATTGCTGTGacaattgttgttgttgcggtTCCTGAAGGGTTACCATTAGCTGTCACACTTAGCCTCGCGTTtgcgatgaagaagatgatgaatgataAAGCGCTTGTTCGACATTTGGCAGCTTGTGAGACAATGGGATCTGCAACTACTATATGCAGTGACAAGACTGGTACATTAACAACAAATCACATGACTGTTGTGAAATCTTGCATTTGTATGAATGTTCAAGATGTAGCAAGCAAAAGTTCTAGCTTGCAATCTGATATTCCTGAAGCTGCTTTGAAACTATTGCTCCAGTCGATTTTTAATAATACCGGTGGGGAAGTTGTTGTGAACGAACATGGCAAGACAGAGATATTGGGAACACCAACAGAGACTGCTATATTGGAATTAGGACTATCTCTTGGAGGTAAGTTTCAAGAAGAGAGACAATCTTACAAAGTTATCAAAGTTGAGCCTTTTAActcaacaaagaaaagaatgggAGTAGTCATTGAGATCCCTGAAGGAGGACGTGTTCGCGCTCACACCAAAGGAGCTTCCGAGATTGTTTTAGCAGCTTGCGATAAAGTTATCAACTCAAGTGGTGAGGTTGTTCCGCTTGATGAAGAATCTATCAAGTACTTGAATGTTACAATAAATGACTTTGCAAATGAAGCTCTTCGTACTCTTTGCCTTGCCTATATGGATATCGAAAACGGGTTTTCTGCTGATGAAGGCATTCCAGCCTCAGGGTTTACTTGCATAGGGATTGTTGGTATCAAAGACCCTGTTCGTCCTGGAGTCAGGGAGTCCGTGGAGCTTTGTCGCCGTGCCGGTATTATGGTGAGAATGGTTACAGGAGATAACATTAATACCGCAAAAGCTATTGCTAGGGAATGTGGTATCCTCACTTATGATGGTATAGCCATTGAAGGTCCTgtctttagagaaaaaaatcaagaagagatGCTTGAACTCATTCCCAAGATTCAG GTGATGGCTCGTTCGTCGCCCATGGACAAGCATACACTCGTGAAGCAGTTAAGGACCACTTTTGATGAAGTTGTTGCTGTGACTGGTGATGGTACAAACGATGCACCAGCACTCCACGAGGCGGACATAGGATTAGCTATGGGGATTGCCGGAACTGAA GTAGCAAAAGAGAGCGCAGATGTCATCATTCTAGACGACAATTTCAGCACAATCGTTACGGTGGCGAAGTGGGGACGTTCTGTTTACATTAACATTCAGAAGTTTGTGCAGTTTCAGTTAACAGTCAATGTTGTTGCACTCATTGTTAACTTCTCTTCAGCTTGCTTGACTG GAAGTGCTCCTCTAACTGCTGTTCAACTACTTTGGGTCAACATGATAATGGACACACTTGGAGCTCTTGCTCTAGCTACAGAGCCTCCGAACAATGAGCTAATGAAACGTATGCCAGTTGGGAGGAGAGGGAATTTCATCACCAACGCGATGTGGAGAAATATCTTAGGACAATCCGTGTACCAATTCGTTATCATTTGGTTCCTACAGGCCAAAGGGAAGTCTATGTTTGGTCTTGTTGGTCCTGAATCTACTCTTGTATTGAACACACTTATCTTCAACTGCTTTGTCTTCTGTCAG GTCTTCAATGAAGTAAGCTCGCGGGAGATGGAAGAGATCGATGTTTTGAAAGGCATACTCGACAACTATGTTTTTGTGGTTGTCATTGGTGCAACAGTTTTCTTTCAGATCATAATCATTGAGTTCTTGGGCACATTTGCAAGCACCACACCACTTACAATAGTCCAATGGTTCTTCAGCATACTCGTTGGCTTCTTGGGCATGCCGATCGCTGTTGGCTTGAAGAAAATACCTGTGTGA
- the LOC104751934 gene encoding putative calcium-transporting ATPase 7, plasma membrane-type isoform X1: MESYLNSNFDVKAKHSSEEVLEKWRNLCSVVKNPKRRFRFTANISKRYEAAAMRRTNQEKLRVAVLVSKAAFQFISGVSPSDYKVPEEVKAAGFEICADELGSIVEGHDVKKLKFHGGVDGLSGKLKACPNAGLSTNESDQLSKRQELFGINKFAESELRSFSVFVWEALQDMTLMILGVCAFVSLIVGIATEGWPQGSHDGLGIVASILLVVFVTATSDYRQSLQFRDLDKEKKKITVQVTRNGFRQKMSIYDLLPGDVVHLAIGDQVPADGLFLSGFSVVIDESSLTGESEPVMVSAQNPFLLSGTKVQDGSCKMLVTTVGMRTQWGKLMATLSEGGDDETPLQVKLNGVATIIGKIGLFFAIVTFAVLVQGMFMRKVSLGTHWRWSGDEALELLEYFAIAVTIVVVAVPEGLPLAVTLSLAFAMKKMMNDKALVRHLAACETMGSATTICSDKTGTLTTNHMTVVKSCICMNVQDVASKSSSLQSDIPEAALKLLLQSIFNNTGGEVVVNEHGKTEILGTPTETAILELGLSLGGKFQEERQSYKVIKVEPFNSTKKRMGVVIEIPEGGRVRAHTKGASEIVLAACDKVINSSGEVVPLDEESIKYLNVTINDFANEALRTLCLAYMDIENGFSADEGIPASGFTCIGIVGIKDPVRPGVRESVELCRRAGIMVRMVTGDNINTAKAIARECGILTYDGIAIEGPVFREKNQEEMLELIPKIQVMARSSPMDKHTLVKQLRTTFDEVVAVTGDGTNDAPALHEADIGLAMGIAGTEVAKESADVIILDDNFSTIVTVAKWGRSVYINIQKFVQFQLTVNVVALIVNFSSACLTGSAPLTAVQLLWVNMIMDTLGALALATEPPNNELMKRMPVGRRGNFITNAMWRNILGQSVYQFVIIWFLQAKGKSMFGLVGPESTLVLNTLIFNCFVFCQVFNEVSSREMEEIDVLKGILDNYVFVVVIGATVFFQIIIIEFLGTFASTTPLTIVQWFFSILVGFLGMPIAVGLKKIPV; encoded by the exons ATGGAGAGTTACCTCAACTCGAATTTCGACGTTAAGGCGAAGCATTCGTCGGAGGAAGTGCTCGAAAAATGGCGGAATCTTTGCAGCGTCGTCAAGAACCCGAAACGTCGGTTTCGCTTCACAGCCAATATCTCCAAGCGTTACGAAGCCGCTGCCATGCGTCGTACCAACCAG gagAAATTAAGGGTTGCAGTTCTTGTGTCAAAAGCCGCATTCCAGTTTATCTCTG gtgTTTCTCCAAGTGACTACAAGGTTCCTGAAGAAGTTAAAGCTGCAGGGTTTGAGATTTGTGCGGATGAGTTAGGATCAATAGTTGAAGGTCATGATGTGAAGAAGCTTAAGTTCCATGGTGGAGTTGATGGTCTTTCAGGTAAGCTTAAGGCATGTCCCAATGCTGGTCTCTCAACAAATGAATCTGACCAGTTGAGCAAGCGACAAGAGCTTTTTGGAATCAACAAGTTTGCAGAGAGTGAATTAAGAAGTTTTTCGGTGTTTGTTTGGGAAGCACTTCAAGACATGACTCTTATGATTCTAGGAGTTTGCGCTTTCGTGTCTTTGATAGTTGGTATTGCAACTGAAGGATGGCCTCAAGGCTCACATGATGGTCTTGGCATTGTTGCTAGTATccttttggttgtgtttgtgacAGCAACAAGTGATTACAGACAGTCTTTGCAGTTCCGGGATTTggataaggagaagaagaagattactgTTCAAGTTACGCGAAACGGGTTTAGACAGAAGATGTCTATATATGATCTGCTCCCTGGTGACGTTGTTCATCTTGCTATCGGAGATCAAGTTCCCGCGGATGGTCTTTTCCTCTCGGGGTTCTCTGTTGTCATAGATGAATCGAGTTTGACAGGAGAGAGTGAGCCTGTGATGGTGAGTGCACAAAACCCTTTCCTTCTCTCTGGAACCAAAGTTCAAGATGGGTCATGTAAGATGTTGGTTACAACAGTTGGGATGAGAACTCAATGGGGAAAGCTAATGGCAACTCTAAGTGAAGGAGGCGATGACGAAACTCCATTGCAGGTGAAACTTAATGGAGTTGCAACCATCATTGGTAAAATTGGTCTTTTCTTCGCTATTGTTACCTTTGCAGTTTTGGTGCAAGGAATGTTTATGAGGAAGGTTTCATTGGGAACTCACTGGAGATGGTCTGGAGATGAAGCGTTAGAGCTTTTGGAATATTTTGCTATTGCTGTGacaattgttgttgttgcggtTCCTGAAGGGTTACCATTAGCTGTCACACTTAGCCTCGCGTTtgcgatgaagaagatgatgaatgataAAGCGCTTGTTCGACATTTGGCAGCTTGTGAGACAATGGGATCTGCAACTACTATATGCAGTGACAAGACTGGTACATTAACAACAAATCACATGACTGTTGTGAAATCTTGCATTTGTATGAATGTTCAAGATGTAGCAAGCAAAAGTTCTAGCTTGCAATCTGATATTCCTGAAGCTGCTTTGAAACTATTGCTCCAGTCGATTTTTAATAATACCGGTGGGGAAGTTGTTGTGAACGAACATGGCAAGACAGAGATATTGGGAACACCAACAGAGACTGCTATATTGGAATTAGGACTATCTCTTGGAGGTAAGTTTCAAGAAGAGAGACAATCTTACAAAGTTATCAAAGTTGAGCCTTTTAActcaacaaagaaaagaatgggAGTAGTCATTGAGATCCCTGAAGGAGGACGTGTTCGCGCTCACACCAAAGGAGCTTCCGAGATTGTTTTAGCAGCTTGCGATAAAGTTATCAACTCAAGTGGTGAGGTTGTTCCGCTTGATGAAGAATCTATCAAGTACTTGAATGTTACAATAAATGACTTTGCAAATGAAGCTCTTCGTACTCTTTGCCTTGCCTATATGGATATCGAAAACGGGTTTTCTGCTGATGAAGGCATTCCAGCCTCAGGGTTTACTTGCATAGGGATTGTTGGTATCAAAGACCCTGTTCGTCCTGGAGTCAGGGAGTCCGTGGAGCTTTGTCGCCGTGCCGGTATTATGGTGAGAATGGTTACAGGAGATAACATTAATACCGCAAAAGCTATTGCTAGGGAATGTGGTATCCTCACTTATGATGGTATAGCCATTGAAGGTCCTgtctttagagaaaaaaatcaagaagagatGCTTGAACTCATTCCCAAGATTCAG GTGATGGCTCGTTCGTCGCCCATGGACAAGCATACACTCGTGAAGCAGTTAAGGACCACTTTTGATGAAGTTGTTGCTGTGACTGGTGATGGTACAAACGATGCACCAGCACTCCACGAGGCGGACATAGGATTAGCTATGGGGATTGCCGGAACTGAA GTAGCAAAAGAGAGCGCAGATGTCATCATTCTAGACGACAATTTCAGCACAATCGTTACGGTGGCGAAGTGGGGACGTTCTGTTTACATTAACATTCAGAAGTTTGTGCAGTTTCAGTTAACAGTCAATGTTGTTGCACTCATTGTTAACTTCTCTTCAGCTTGCTTGACTG GAAGTGCTCCTCTAACTGCTGTTCAACTACTTTGGGTCAACATGATAATGGACACACTTGGAGCTCTTGCTCTAGCTACAGAGCCTCCGAACAATGAGCTAATGAAACGTATGCCAGTTGGGAGGAGAGGGAATTTCATCACCAACGCGATGTGGAGAAATATCTTAGGACAATCCGTGTACCAATTCGTTATCATTTGGTTCCTACAGGCCAAAGGGAAGTCTATGTTTGGTCTTGTTGGTCCTGAATCTACTCTTGTATTGAACACACTTATCTTCAACTGCTTTGTCTTCTGTCAG GTCTTCAATGAAGTAAGCTCGCGGGAGATGGAAGAGATCGATGTTTTGAAAGGCATACTCGACAACTATGTTTTTGTGGTTGTCATTGGTGCAACAGTTTTCTTTCAGATCATAATCATTGAGTTCTTGGGCACATTTGCAAGCACCACACCACTTACAATAGTCCAATGGTTCTTCAGCATACTCGTTGGCTTCTTGGGCATGCCGATCGCTGTTGGCTTGAAGAAAATACCTGTGTGA
- the LOC104751935 gene encoding serine carboxypeptidase-like 11 isoform X2, which translates to MRLTLQLLLLLLFTLNHVDSGSIVKFLPGFEGPLPFELETGYIGIGEKEEMQLFYYFIKSENNPKEDPLLLWLNGGPGCSSNTGLFFENGPLAFKSEVYNGSVPSLVSTTYSWTKMVNIIFLDQPVRTGFSYSRTPLIDKPSDTGEVKRIREFLQKFSSNPFYAAGDSYSGMIVPALVQEISRGNYICCEPPINLQGYVLGNPITHFEEDEKYRVPFSHGMGLISDEVYESIRSACKGNYFNADPSNTKCLKLVEEYHKCTDKLNEFNILLPDCNMTSSDCFLYPYYLLSFWANDESVRDALHIDKGSIGEWVRCNRSNPYDKDIKSSVPYHMNNSISGYRSLIYNGDHDLVVPFLATEAWIKSLNYSIIHEWRPWMIKDQIAGYTRTYSNKMTFATVKGGGHTVENKPNESFIMFQRWINGQPL; encoded by the exons ATGAGATTAACACTACAAttgctgcttctgcttctgtttaCCTTGAATCATGTTGATTCTGGCTCTATCGTCAAGTTTCTTCCAGGTTTTGAAGGCCCTCTTCCTTTCGAACTCGAAACCGG GTACATTGGTATtggtgagaaagaagaaatgcaATTGTTCTACTACTTTATTAAGTCTGAGAACAATCCAAAAGAAGACCCTCTGCTTCTCTGGTTAAATGGAGGACCTGGATGTTCTTCTAACACTGGCCTCTTTTTCGAGAATG gACCTCTGGCTTTCAAGTCCGAGGTTTACAATGGAAGTGTTCCTTCTTTGGTCTCTACTACATACTCGTGGACAAAG ATGGTGAACATAATATTTTTGGATCAGCCTGTTAGAACTGGCTTCTCCTACTCCAGAACCCCACTTATTGATAAGCCTAGCGACACAGGCGAAGTTAAGAGGATCCGTGAGTTTCTTCAAAAG TTTTCTTCAAACCCTTTTTATGCTGCCGGAGATTCTTATTCTGGTATGATTGTTCCGGCCCTCGTTCAAGAAATCTCAAGAG gaaattatatatgttgCGAACCTCCTATAAATCTACAG GGATATGTGCTCGGGAACCCGATAACACAttttgaagaagacgaaaagtATCGCGTTCCATTTTCTCATGGAATGGGACTAATATCAGATGAAGTATACGAG TCAATTAGGAGCGCCTGCAAAGGAAATTATTTCAATGCGGATCCAAGTAACACAAAATGTTTGAAACTCGTTGAGGAATACCATAAG tGTACCGACAAACTGAatgaatttaatatattattaccaGATTGCAACATGACATCTTCTGATTGCTTT CTATATCCATATTATCTCCTTAGCTTTTGGGCCAACGATGAGAGTGTTCGCGATGCTCTTCATATTGATAAG GGGAGTATAGGAGAATGGGTGCGATGTAATCGGAGTAACCCATACGACAAGGACATCAAGAGCAGCGTACCATACCATATGAATAACAGTATTAGTGGCTACCGATCTCTCATCTACAA TGGTGATCATGATTTGGTGGTTCCTTTCCTTGCAACTGAGGCCTGGATAAAATCTCTAAATTACTCCATCATTCATGAATGGAGACCTTGGATGATAAAAGATCAAATCGctgg ATACACGAGGACTTATTCCAATAAGATGACATTTGCTACAGTCAAA GGAGGTGGGCACACAGTAGAGAATAAACCAAATGAGTCTTTTATCATGTTTCAACGGTGGATTAATGGCCAACCTTTGTGA
- the LOC104751935 gene encoding serine carboxypeptidase-like 11 isoform X1 has protein sequence MRLTLQLLLLLLFTLNHVDSGSIVKFLPGFEGPLPFELETGYIGIGEKEEMQLFYYFIKSENNPKEDPLLLWLNGGPGCSSNTGLFFENGPLAFKSEVYNGSVPSLVSTTYSWTKMVNIIFLDQPVRTGFSYSRTPLIDKPSDTGEVKRIREFLQKWLNKHPQFSSNPFYAAGDSYSGMIVPALVQEISRGNYICCEPPINLQGYVLGNPITHFEEDEKYRVPFSHGMGLISDEVYESIRSACKGNYFNADPSNTKCLKLVEEYHKCTDKLNEFNILLPDCNMTSSDCFLYPYYLLSFWANDESVRDALHIDKGSIGEWVRCNRSNPYDKDIKSSVPYHMNNSISGYRSLIYNGDHDLVVPFLATEAWIKSLNYSIIHEWRPWMIKDQIAGYTRTYSNKMTFATVKGGGHTVENKPNESFIMFQRWINGQPL, from the exons ATGAGATTAACACTACAAttgctgcttctgcttctgtttaCCTTGAATCATGTTGATTCTGGCTCTATCGTCAAGTTTCTTCCAGGTTTTGAAGGCCCTCTTCCTTTCGAACTCGAAACCGG GTACATTGGTATtggtgagaaagaagaaatgcaATTGTTCTACTACTTTATTAAGTCTGAGAACAATCCAAAAGAAGACCCTCTGCTTCTCTGGTTAAATGGAGGACCTGGATGTTCTTCTAACACTGGCCTCTTTTTCGAGAATG gACCTCTGGCTTTCAAGTCCGAGGTTTACAATGGAAGTGTTCCTTCTTTGGTCTCTACTACATACTCGTGGACAAAG ATGGTGAACATAATATTTTTGGATCAGCCTGTTAGAACTGGCTTCTCCTACTCCAGAACCCCACTTATTGATAAGCCTAGCGACACAGGCGAAGTTAAGAGGATCCGTGAGTTTCTTCAAAAG tggCTAAACAAACATCCACAGTTTTCTTCAAACCCTTTTTATGCTGCCGGAGATTCTTATTCTGGTATGATTGTTCCGGCCCTCGTTCAAGAAATCTCAAGAG gaaattatatatgttgCGAACCTCCTATAAATCTACAG GGATATGTGCTCGGGAACCCGATAACACAttttgaagaagacgaaaagtATCGCGTTCCATTTTCTCATGGAATGGGACTAATATCAGATGAAGTATACGAG TCAATTAGGAGCGCCTGCAAAGGAAATTATTTCAATGCGGATCCAAGTAACACAAAATGTTTGAAACTCGTTGAGGAATACCATAAG tGTACCGACAAACTGAatgaatttaatatattattaccaGATTGCAACATGACATCTTCTGATTGCTTT CTATATCCATATTATCTCCTTAGCTTTTGGGCCAACGATGAGAGTGTTCGCGATGCTCTTCATATTGATAAG GGGAGTATAGGAGAATGGGTGCGATGTAATCGGAGTAACCCATACGACAAGGACATCAAGAGCAGCGTACCATACCATATGAATAACAGTATTAGTGGCTACCGATCTCTCATCTACAA TGGTGATCATGATTTGGTGGTTCCTTTCCTTGCAACTGAGGCCTGGATAAAATCTCTAAATTACTCCATCATTCATGAATGGAGACCTTGGATGATAAAAGATCAAATCGctgg ATACACGAGGACTTATTCCAATAAGATGACATTTGCTACAGTCAAA GGAGGTGGGCACACAGTAGAGAATAAACCAAATGAGTCTTTTATCATGTTTCAACGGTGGATTAATGGCCAACCTTTGTGA